From Geomonas agri, one genomic window encodes:
- a CDS encoding phosphoglycerate kinase translates to MSIRYIDEIENLTGKKLFMRVDFNVPLDDNQNITEDTRIRAVLPTLNYALDQKAKIVLASHLGRPKGERKEKYSMAPAAKRLSRLLGKEVKLASDCIGDDVRAMINAMQPGDVVMLENVRFYAGEEKNDVDFAKALANDCEVYVNDAFAVSHRAHASVEAITDFFPVVAAGFLMKNEMNYFEKAMKNPIRPLVSILGGAKVSGKIEVLENLCDKVDKIIIGGGMAFTFLKGMGYNVGKSLVEDNLIETAMKTYEKARAMGVKFYLPVDCVVADQFNPAAETKVCPIQEIPEGWMALDIGPATVALFTEALQNAKTIVWNGPMGVFEMDAFSRGTFAMVSAVANSYALTIVGGGDTDVAVHRAGEYAKISYISTGGGAFLELLEGKKLPGIKVLEDKGHK, encoded by the coding sequence ATGTCAATTCGTTACATCGATGAGATCGAAAACCTTACCGGGAAGAAGCTGTTCATGCGTGTCGACTTCAACGTTCCTTTGGACGACAACCAGAACATCACCGAGGACACCAGGATCCGCGCCGTGCTGCCGACCTTGAACTACGCGCTCGACCAGAAGGCCAAGATCGTGCTTGCCTCGCACCTGGGCCGCCCCAAGGGTGAGCGCAAGGAGAAGTACTCCATGGCCCCCGCCGCCAAGCGCCTCTCAAGGCTGCTGGGCAAAGAGGTGAAACTTGCTTCTGATTGCATCGGTGATGACGTGCGCGCCATGATCAACGCCATGCAGCCGGGCGACGTGGTCATGCTGGAGAATGTGCGCTTCTACGCCGGCGAGGAGAAAAACGACGTCGACTTCGCCAAGGCGCTGGCCAACGACTGCGAGGTGTACGTGAACGACGCCTTCGCGGTCTCGCACCGCGCCCATGCCTCCGTCGAGGCGATCACCGACTTTTTCCCGGTGGTGGCTGCCGGCTTCCTGATGAAAAACGAGATGAACTACTTCGAGAAGGCGATGAAGAACCCGATCCGCCCGCTGGTCTCCATCCTGGGCGGCGCCAAGGTCTCCGGCAAGATCGAGGTTCTCGAGAACCTGTGCGACAAGGTGGATAAGATCATCATCGGCGGCGGCATGGCCTTCACCTTCTTGAAAGGGATGGGCTACAACGTCGGCAAGTCGCTGGTCGAGGACAACCTGATCGAGACCGCCATGAAGACCTACGAGAAAGCGCGCGCCATGGGCGTCAAGTTCTACCTCCCGGTAGACTGCGTGGTCGCCGACCAGTTCAACCCAGCCGCCGAGACCAAAGTTTGCCCGATCCAGGAAATCCCGGAGGGGTGGATGGCGCTCGACATCGGCCCCGCCACCGTGGCTCTCTTCACCGAAGCGCTGCAGAACGCGAAGACCATCGTCTGGAACGGCCCGATGGGCGTTTTCGAGATGGACGCCTTCTCGCGCGGCACCTTCGCCATGGTCTCCGCAGTGGCCAACTCCTACGCCCTGACCATCGTCGGCGGCGGCGATACCGACGTCGCGGTGCACCGTGCCGGCGAGTACGCGAAGATCAGCTACATCTCCACCGGCGGCGGCGCTTTCCTGG
- the gap gene encoding type I glyceraldehyde-3-phosphate dehydrogenase, translating into MALRVAVNGFGRIGRCVLRAAAQSQDFEFVAINDLTDAKTLAHLLKYDSVHGKFPGEVSVDGDQLIVNGKAIKVLAVRNPAELPWKDLKVDIVLESTGLFTARDKAAQHLTAGAKKVIISAPATDPDLTVVLGVNDKEYDKNKHHIVSNASCTTNCLAPVAKVLQDSFGIEKGLVTTVHSYTNDQNILDLPHKDLRRARAAALSMIPTTTGAAKAVSLVLPALKGKLDGMAIRVPTPNVSVVDLVATLTKPTDAQQVNAALKAAAEGPLKGILGFCEEPLVSCDFNGNTLSSIVDASCTKVIDGNMVKVLSWYDNEMGFSSRVVGLMKIML; encoded by the coding sequence ATGGCTTTAAGAGTAGCTGTTAATGGATTCGGCCGTATAGGACGTTGTGTACTCAGAGCTGCTGCACAGTCGCAAGATTTCGAATTTGTTGCAATCAATGACCTCACTGATGCTAAAACGCTGGCGCACCTGTTAAAGTATGATTCGGTTCATGGGAAGTTTCCTGGTGAAGTTTCCGTAGACGGCGACCAGCTCATCGTTAACGGCAAAGCCATCAAAGTTCTGGCGGTGAGAAACCCGGCGGAGCTCCCCTGGAAAGACCTCAAGGTCGACATCGTGCTCGAGTCGACCGGCCTGTTCACCGCACGCGACAAGGCAGCTCAGCACCTGACCGCCGGTGCCAAGAAAGTCATCATCTCCGCACCCGCCACCGATCCGGACCTCACCGTGGTCCTCGGCGTCAACGACAAAGAGTACGACAAGAACAAGCACCACATCGTCTCCAACGCATCCTGCACCACCAACTGCCTGGCCCCGGTCGCCAAGGTGCTCCAGGACAGCTTCGGGATCGAAAAAGGCCTGGTCACCACCGTCCACTCCTACACCAACGACCAAAACATCCTGGACCTGCCGCACAAGGACCTGCGCCGCGCCCGCGCCGCCGCCCTCTCCATGATCCCGACCACCACCGGCGCAGCCAAGGCGGTATCCCTGGTGCTGCCGGCTCTCAAGGGGAAACTGGACGGCATGGCCATCCGCGTACCGACCCCGAACGTTTCCGTCGTTGACTTGGTGGCAACCCTTACCAAGCCGACCGACGCGCAGCAGGTCAATGCCGCGCTCAAGGCTGCCGCCGAGGGGCCGCTCAAGGGTATCCTCGGGTTCTGCGAAGAGCCGCTGGTTTCCTGTGACTTCAACGGCAACACCCTCTCCTCGATCGTCGATGCATCCTGCACCAAGGTCATCGACGGCAACATGGTAAAGGTCCTCTCCTGGTACGACAACGAGATGGGCTTCTCCAGCAGGGTTGTGGGGCTGATGAAAATCATGTTGTAA
- a CDS encoding ATP-binding protein, which produces MKMTLEKRILLFSFLILFLTIFIGSGMDIMALRKDQVNALSLRSKGLAVALKSNIEKVINLGLELKDMTGVSDKCREIIEGNPDIAYCVVTELNGKVLFASDPRFLSLPIQESQKEEARLGEEPVYKRRLTMTVGGSTNSYYDNAVMVMSPYGKPLAQAHVGFSDQVVFDKMKGMVLKTLFLLGISLVTSFTLIMLFMKRYVMQPISMLLKGVKQISEGAFDTHIGEVQVYEFNELARNVNIMSQFLKNRDAEIKKNYQDMERTFDELQASYRKLEKLSTDLERSEELYKSLMEDASDAIVVIGSDECIRMVNKMAEEFFGYDAKELVGLPLTKMLLLLNISNIPKVHRIFREAAEGAHIAEEMQLSRKEGGAMVAMLHASSIKSGSETLVQAIFRDVTREREIILNLEKSSADLARLNRMKDSFLGLASHELKTPLTVIMGYSELITTDLADKVDNTVLEMVVNIANAAARLDNIIKDMVDVSMIDEKRLQLKVEDIQLNRLIEASVNELRFFFSMRKQEVVLNLDESLPTIRGDALRLMQLLSNILGNAIKFTPDGGRITVSTSAKYLLRGPAGSDESAPGREHHLFLEITVTDTGIGIDREDQLRVFDKFYEVGNIQEHSSGKVAFKAKGAGLGLSIAKGIVDMHGGEIWVESTGYNPDRFPGSSFHILLPVSPGLNEGSTDYSRLLR; this is translated from the coding sequence ATGAAAATGACACTGGAAAAACGCATCTTACTGTTTTCCTTCCTGATCCTCTTCCTCACCATCTTCATTGGTTCCGGTATGGACATAATGGCGTTGCGCAAGGACCAGGTGAACGCACTCAGCCTGCGTTCCAAGGGACTTGCCGTCGCTCTCAAATCCAACATCGAGAAGGTCATCAACCTCGGTCTGGAATTGAAGGACATGACCGGTGTGTCGGATAAGTGCCGCGAGATCATCGAGGGGAACCCGGACATCGCCTACTGCGTGGTGACCGAACTCAACGGCAAGGTGCTCTTCGCCAGCGATCCCCGCTTCTTGTCCCTGCCCATTCAGGAATCGCAGAAGGAGGAAGCGCGGCTTGGAGAAGAGCCGGTCTATAAGCGCCGCCTCACCATGACAGTGGGCGGCTCGACCAACTCCTATTACGACAACGCCGTCATGGTGATGAGCCCGTACGGCAAGCCGCTGGCGCAGGCCCACGTCGGCTTCAGCGACCAGGTCGTCTTCGACAAGATGAAGGGTATGGTGCTGAAGACCCTGTTCCTGCTGGGTATCTCCCTGGTCACCTCCTTCACCCTGATTATGCTCTTCATGAAGAGATACGTGATGCAGCCCATCTCCATGCTGCTCAAGGGCGTAAAGCAGATCTCCGAGGGGGCGTTCGACACCCACATCGGCGAGGTTCAGGTCTACGAGTTCAACGAACTGGCCCGCAACGTCAACATCATGTCCCAGTTCCTGAAAAACAGGGACGCAGAAATCAAGAAGAACTACCAGGACATGGAGCGCACCTTCGACGAGTTGCAGGCCTCCTACCGCAAGCTGGAGAAGCTATCCACCGATCTCGAGCGCTCCGAAGAGTTATACAAGTCGCTCATGGAGGACGCCAGCGACGCCATCGTGGTCATTGGCTCTGACGAGTGCATCCGCATGGTCAACAAGATGGCGGAGGAGTTCTTCGGCTACGACGCCAAGGAACTGGTGGGGCTGCCGCTCACCAAGATGCTCCTGCTGTTGAACATCAGCAACATCCCCAAGGTGCACCGGATCTTCCGCGAGGCGGCCGAAGGGGCGCATATAGCCGAAGAGATGCAACTCTCCCGCAAAGAAGGGGGCGCCATGGTCGCCATGCTGCACGCCTCCAGCATCAAGAGCGGCTCCGAGACCCTGGTGCAGGCGATCTTCCGCGATGTTACTCGCGAACGCGAGATCATCCTCAACCTGGAGAAGAGCTCCGCCGACCTTGCCCGCCTGAACCGGATGAAGGACTCCTTCCTGGGGCTCGCCTCGCACGAACTGAAGACCCCGCTCACCGTGATCATGGGCTACTCCGAGCTGATCACCACCGACCTCGCCGACAAGGTGGACAATACCGTGCTGGAGATGGTGGTCAACATCGCCAACGCCGCGGCGCGCCTGGACAACATCATCAAGGACATGGTGGATGTGTCCATGATCGACGAGAAGCGACTGCAGCTCAAGGTCGAGGATATTCAGCTGAACCGCCTCATCGAGGCGAGCGTGAACGAGTTGCGCTTCTTCTTCTCCATGAGGAAGCAGGAGGTGGTGCTGAACCTGGACGAGTCGCTTCCCACCATCCGCGGCGACGCTCTGCGCCTCATGCAGCTTCTCTCCAATATCCTGGGCAACGCCATCAAGTTCACCCCCGACGGCGGGCGCATCACGGTCAGCACCTCGGCCAAGTACCTGCTGCGCGGGCCGGCCGGCAGCGACGAGAGCGCGCCTGGGCGGGAACACCACCTGTTCCTGGAGATCACCGTTACCGACACCGGTATCGGCATCGATCGCGAGGACCAGTTGCGCGTCTTCGACAAGTTCTACGAGGTCGGTAACATCCAGGAGCATTCCAGCGGTAAGGTCGCCTTCAAGGCCAAGGGGGCAGGGCTCGGCCTCTCCATCGCCAAGGGGATCGTCGACATGCACGGAGGCGAGATCTGGGTCGAGTCCACCGGCTACAATCCGGACCGTTTCCCCGGCTCCTCCTTCCATATCCTGCTCCCCGTTTCTCCGGGTCTGAACGAGGGAAGCACGGACTACAGCAGGCTTTTGCGTTAA
- a CDS encoding MBL fold metallo-hydrolase, which yields MRLSLLASGSKGNSLFLETDSCRLLIDAGLSGRETTNRLASIGVDAATLDGILVTHEHTDHIRSVGTLARRLKIPVLGSSRMLQAAHHVIGKTECIEFEAGASFTFKGISIDPFPVTHDACDPVGFRIESGEGCIGFATDLGIATRLTQEKLKGCRALVLEFNHDEQMLQDGPYPWHLKQRIRSRHGHLSNAEGANLLEELLHGDLQGVFLSHLSEVNNDPALALAAARGLLSRQNMCGPDLFLGCQHQVSGVFSA from the coding sequence ATGAGGCTCAGCCTCTTGGCAAGTGGCAGCAAGGGGAATTCCCTGTTTCTGGAAACCGATTCCTGCCGTTTGCTGATCGATGCCGGCCTCTCCGGTCGGGAGACCACCAACCGGCTCGCCTCCATCGGCGTCGACGCCGCCACGCTGGACGGCATCCTGGTTACCCACGAGCACACCGACCATATTCGCAGCGTCGGCACGCTGGCCCGACGCCTGAAGATCCCGGTGCTCGGTTCGAGCCGGATGCTGCAGGCGGCGCACCACGTGATCGGCAAAACTGAATGCATCGAGTTCGAGGCGGGCGCATCCTTCACCTTCAAGGGGATTTCCATCGATCCCTTCCCGGTGACGCACGATGCCTGCGATCCGGTCGGTTTCCGGATCGAGAGCGGCGAGGGGTGCATCGGTTTTGCCACCGATCTCGGCATCGCCACCCGGTTGACCCAGGAAAAACTGAAGGGGTGCCGAGCGCTGGTGCTGGAATTCAACCACGACGAGCAGATGCTGCAGGACGGACCTTATCCCTGGCACCTCAAGCAGCGCATCCGCTCCCGCCACGGACACCTCTCCAATGCGGAGGGGGCGAACCTTCTGGAGGAACTTCTGCACGGCGACCTGCAGGGGGTCTTTCTCTCCCATCTCTCCGAGGTGAACAACGACCCGGCGCTGGCACTAGCCGCTGCGCGCGGGCTTTTGAGCCGCCAGAACATGTGCGGGCCTGACCTCTTCCTGGGGTGCCAGCACCAGGTGAGCGGCGTATTCTCTGCGTGA
- the purB gene encoding adenylosuccinate lyase encodes MIERYSRPEMTRIWEPENRYAKWLEIEIYACEAHSEMGRIPKDAVSRIRAKASFDVARIDEIERTVKHDVIAFLTSVADYIGDDSRFVHLGLTSSDILDTSFAMLLKEAGELIISDIKRLMAVIKTRAYEHKMTPQMGRSHGIHAEPVTFGLKMALWYDEMARNLKRMEAALETISYGKISGAVGTFANIDPQVEEYVCKKAGLKPAPCSTQVLQRDRHAEYFTTLAIIASSIEKFAVEIRHLQRTEVLEAEEFFSKGQKGSSAMPHKRNPVLSENLTGLARLMRGYALSAIENVPLWHERDISHSSVERIIGPDATVTLDFMLNRAIGLIENLVVYPENMMRNLNQMRGLIFSQRVLLKLAEAGASREKAYALVQRNAMKVWEEGKDFQTELLNDEEVTSFLPAEEIKEAFDLGYHMKHVDTIFTRVFGG; translated from the coding sequence GTGATCGAACGTTACAGCCGTCCTGAAATGACCCGCATCTGGGAGCCCGAAAACCGCTACGCCAAGTGGCTCGAGATAGAGATCTACGCCTGCGAGGCCCACTCCGAGATGGGGCGCATCCCGAAAGACGCGGTTTCCCGCATCAGGGCCAAGGCGAGCTTCGACGTGGCACGCATCGACGAGATCGAGCGCACCGTCAAGCACGACGTCATCGCGTTCCTCACCTCGGTTGCCGACTACATCGGCGACGACTCCCGCTTCGTTCACCTGGGCCTTACTTCCTCCGACATCCTCGACACCTCTTTTGCCATGCTCTTGAAAGAAGCGGGTGAGCTGATCATCTCCGACATCAAGCGCCTCATGGCCGTAATCAAGACCCGCGCTTACGAGCACAAGATGACCCCGCAGATGGGTCGCTCGCACGGCATCCACGCCGAGCCGGTCACCTTTGGCCTCAAGATGGCACTCTGGTACGACGAAATGGCCCGTAACCTGAAGCGCATGGAAGCGGCCCTGGAGACCATCTCCTACGGCAAGATCTCCGGCGCCGTCGGTACCTTCGCCAACATCGACCCGCAGGTCGAGGAGTACGTCTGCAAGAAAGCGGGCCTGAAGCCGGCTCCCTGTTCCACGCAGGTGCTGCAGCGCGACCGCCACGCCGAATACTTCACCACCCTGGCCATCATCGCCTCCTCGATAGAGAAGTTCGCCGTCGAGATCAGGCACCTGCAGAGGACCGAGGTGCTCGAGGCCGAGGAATTCTTCAGCAAGGGGCAAAAGGGCTCTTCCGCCATGCCGCACAAGAGGAACCCGGTCCTTTCCGAGAACCTGACCGGCCTGGCTCGCCTGATGCGCGGCTACGCCCTGTCCGCCATCGAGAACGTGCCCCTTTGGCACGAGCGCGACATCTCCCACTCCTCCGTTGAGCGCATCATCGGACCGGACGCAACCGTCACCCTGGACTTCATGCTTAACCGCGCCATCGGCCTGATCGAAAACCTGGTGGTTTACCCTGAAAACATGATGCGCAACCTGAACCAGATGCGCGGCCTGATCTTCTCCCAGCGCGTGCTGCTGAAGCTGGCCGAGGCGGGCGCCTCCCGCGAGAAGGCCTACGCCCTGGTGCAGAGAAACGCCATGAAGGTGTGGGAAGAGGGCAAGGACTTCCAGACCGAGCTCTTAAACGACGAGGAAGTAACCTCGTTCCTCCCGGCCGAGGAAATCAAGGAAGCGTTCGACCTCGGTTACCACATGAAGCACGTCGACACCATTTTCACGAGGGTCTTTGGTGGATAG
- a CDS encoding mechanosensitive ion channel family protein translates to MDSLLYYLTPDEMDPFYLFWAKQAVISVAIIAFFYLLSRLLQVLIAKIGTRLCAATETDLDDRILERVSGPAMLLVNCAGLYLAIKRLPLHDKVGIAAAGLLFVVNITILTVIAYRVLDELLKAYGARVAGAEVSRQIMPLVEKLCTIFLVVTALIITLKHFNYDILSLVTALGVGSLAIGLAAKDTLANMVSGFTLMIDRPFRIGDRIQLGTQVGDVIDIGLRSTKIKGADNTFLIIPNSELCNSTLVNMAFPDVRVKGRVNIGIGYECDVERAKNLMVQTALSAPDVLKEPKPDAYFMNFGDSALNLSLFFWVADYTHTVSATDQINSALLQCFQDNGITIPYPTRTVIHEKDTNNAPQD, encoded by the coding sequence GTGGATAGCCTCCTCTACTACCTGACACCGGACGAGATGGATCCGTTCTATCTCTTCTGGGCCAAGCAGGCGGTGATTTCCGTCGCTATCATCGCCTTCTTTTACCTCCTCTCCAGGCTCTTGCAGGTGCTGATTGCCAAGATCGGCACCCGCCTGTGCGCCGCCACGGAGACGGACCTCGACGACAGGATCCTTGAGCGGGTCTCCGGTCCCGCCATGCTCCTGGTCAACTGCGCTGGCCTGTACCTGGCTATCAAGCGCCTGCCGCTGCACGACAAGGTTGGCATCGCCGCGGCCGGGCTTCTGTTCGTGGTGAACATAACCATCCTCACCGTCATCGCCTACCGGGTGTTGGACGAACTCCTCAAGGCGTACGGGGCGCGGGTGGCCGGGGCCGAGGTGAGCCGCCAGATCATGCCGCTGGTGGAGAAGCTGTGCACCATCTTCCTGGTGGTCACCGCGCTCATCATCACCCTCAAGCACTTCAACTACGACATCCTGTCGCTGGTCACCGCACTGGGCGTTGGCTCTCTGGCCATCGGCCTCGCCGCCAAGGACACCCTGGCCAACATGGTCTCCGGTTTCACGTTGATGATTGACCGTCCCTTCCGCATCGGGGACCGCATCCAGCTGGGTACCCAGGTGGGCGACGTCATCGACATTGGTCTCAGGAGCACGAAGATCAAGGGGGCCGACAACACCTTCCTGATCATCCCGAACTCGGAGCTGTGCAACTCGACCCTGGTTAACATGGCCTTCCCGGACGTCAGGGTGAAGGGGCGGGTCAACATCGGCATCGGCTATGAATGCGACGTTGAGCGCGCCAAGAACCTCATGGTGCAGACTGCGCTCTCGGCGCCCGACGTGCTCAAGGAGCCCAAGCCCGACGCCTACTTCATGAACTTCGGCGACAGCGCGCTGAACCTCTCGCTCTTCTTCTGGGTTGCCGACTACACCCACACCGTCTCGGCTACCGACCAGATCAACAGCGCCCTGCTGCAGTGCTTCCAGGACAACGGCATCACCATCCCGTACCCGACGCGTACGGTTATCCATGAAAAGGACACCAACAATGCCCCACAGGATTGA
- the purL gene encoding phosphoribosylformylglycinamidine synthase subunit PurL: MPHRIEITLKDEVRDPRGERIKREIAHFLHLDVADVRTIDVYTVDAALSAEELTQVAAGPFSDPVIQNYSIDKPAAAGFDYLVEVGFRAGVTDNVGRTAGEAIGYLLGRPLAAGEGVYTSVQYLISGKLAQADAEKIATGLLCNTLIQRYQILDAATFKAQGGVAPFVPKVQVEAKVEVNIINLEVSDEELMRISRDGVLALTLDEMKIIQAHYRDPQVVEKRKSLGLGAAPTDVELEALAQTWSEHCKHKIFSADVTYEDGTGKTEKINSLFKSYIQKTTADVRAAQGDKDYCLSVFKDNAGVIKFNDDWSLVFKVETHNSPSALDPYGGALTGIVGVNRDPFGTGKGAKLIFNTDVFCFADPFYEKELPKRLLHPRRIYEGVVEGVEHGGNKSGIPTVNGSLVFDERFAGKPLVFCGTAGLMPATIKGEPSHQKKITPGDLIVMTGGRIGKDGIHGATFSSEELNENSPVSAVQIGDPITQKRMFDFLIRARDKALYRFITDNGAGGLSSSIGEMSEECGGCQLDLSKAPLKYPGLAPWEILISEAQERMSLAVPPEKIDEFMEMAKRYGVEATVLGTFTDSGIFHMLYGDKTVAYLPLSFMHAGLPPMQIPARWEQPVHEEPKLAPAADYTTDVKALLSSLNICSKESVVRRYDHEVQGGSVVKPFTGVDNDGPSDAAVVRPILDSFEGVVVGHGICPRYSDIDAYDMAANAIDEGLRNYVAVGGSLDLVAGLDNFCWCDPVLSERTPDGPYKMAQLVRANKALYDYCTVFSMPLISGKDSMKNDFYDGTTKISIPPTLLFSVIGKMEDARLAVTMDVKHAGDQVYLLGATANELGASEYLAQQGFVGNNVPKVDAQAALATYRAYGAALKAGLVASCHDLSDGGLAVAAAESAFAGGFGIELDLAQVAYKGVAADKSDIVLLFSESASRLLVTVRAEKAAEFEKAMAGTAFAKVGAVTAEPTLKVKGLAGNVVVNAANSELKAAWQEPLKDL; encoded by the coding sequence ATGCCCCACAGGATTGAGATCACCCTTAAGGACGAGGTTCGCGACCCGCGCGGTGAGCGCATCAAGCGCGAGATCGCGCACTTCCTCCACCTTGACGTGGCCGATGTGCGTACCATCGACGTCTACACCGTCGACGCGGCACTCTCCGCCGAGGAACTGACCCAGGTTGCTGCCGGTCCCTTTAGCGACCCGGTCATCCAGAACTACTCGATCGACAAGCCCGCCGCGGCAGGTTTCGATTACCTGGTAGAGGTCGGCTTCCGTGCCGGCGTCACCGACAACGTCGGCCGCACCGCCGGCGAGGCGATCGGCTATTTGCTGGGCCGCCCGCTGGCCGCAGGGGAGGGGGTGTACACCTCCGTGCAGTATCTGATCTCCGGGAAGCTCGCCCAGGCGGACGCCGAGAAGATTGCCACCGGGCTTTTGTGCAACACGCTGATCCAGCGCTATCAGATTCTCGACGCGGCCACCTTCAAGGCCCAAGGGGGCGTCGCTCCCTTCGTCCCTAAGGTGCAGGTCGAGGCCAAGGTAGAGGTCAACATTATCAACCTCGAGGTTTCCGACGAGGAACTGATGCGCATCAGCCGCGACGGCGTGCTGGCACTTACCCTGGACGAGATGAAGATTATCCAGGCGCACTACCGTGACCCGCAGGTGGTCGAGAAGCGCAAGAGCTTGGGCCTCGGCGCGGCTCCCACCGACGTCGAACTGGAAGCGCTGGCCCAGACCTGGTCCGAGCACTGCAAGCACAAGATCTTCTCCGCCGACGTCACCTACGAGGACGGCACCGGCAAGACTGAAAAGATCAACTCGCTGTTCAAGAGCTACATCCAGAAGACCACTGCTGACGTGCGCGCAGCACAGGGCGACAAGGACTACTGCCTCTCCGTCTTCAAGGACAACGCAGGCGTCATCAAGTTCAACGACGACTGGTCCCTGGTGTTCAAGGTGGAGACCCACAACTCTCCGTCGGCTCTTGATCCCTACGGCGGGGCGCTGACCGGCATCGTCGGCGTCAACCGCGACCCGTTCGGCACGGGGAAGGGCGCCAAGCTCATATTCAACACCGACGTCTTCTGCTTCGCCGATCCGTTTTACGAGAAGGAGCTCCCCAAACGCCTGCTGCACCCGCGCCGCATTTACGAGGGCGTGGTCGAGGGTGTCGAGCACGGCGGCAACAAGAGCGGCATCCCGACCGTGAACGGCTCGCTGGTATTCGACGAGCGTTTCGCCGGCAAGCCGCTGGTATTCTGCGGCACCGCCGGTCTCATGCCCGCCACCATCAAGGGTGAGCCCTCGCACCAGAAGAAGATCACTCCGGGCGACCTCATCGTCATGACCGGCGGCCGCATCGGCAAGGACGGCATCCACGGCGCCACCTTCTCTTCCGAGGAGCTGAACGAGAACTCGCCGGTGTCCGCGGTGCAGATCGGCGACCCGATCACCCAGAAGCGGATGTTCGACTTCCTGATCCGCGCCCGCGACAAGGCGCTGTACCGCTTCATCACCGACAACGGGGCAGGGGGGCTTTCCTCCTCTATCGGCGAGATGTCCGAGGAGTGCGGCGGCTGCCAGCTCGACCTCTCCAAGGCTCCGCTCAAGTACCCGGGACTGGCTCCCTGGGAGATCCTGATCTCCGAGGCCCAGGAGAGGATGAGCCTCGCCGTGCCGCCCGAGAAGATTGATGAGTTCATGGAGATGGCCAAGCGCTACGGCGTGGAGGCGACCGTGCTCGGCACCTTCACCGATTCCGGCATCTTCCACATGCTCTACGGCGACAAGACCGTGGCGTACCTGCCGCTGTCCTTCATGCACGCCGGCCTGCCGCCGATGCAGATCCCTGCGCGCTGGGAGCAGCCGGTGCACGAGGAGCCGAAACTCGCTCCGGCCGCTGATTACACGACCGACGTCAAGGCACTCCTTTCCTCGCTCAATATCTGCTCCAAGGAGAGCGTCGTACGTCGCTACGACCACGAGGTCCAGGGCGGTTCGGTGGTGAAGCCGTTCACCGGCGTCGACAACGACGGCCCGTCCGATGCCGCGGTGGTTCGTCCCATCCTGGACTCCTTCGAAGGGGTCGTGGTCGGTCACGGCATCTGCCCGCGCTACAGCGACATCGATGCCTACGACATGGCGGCCAACGCCATCGACGAAGGTCTTAGGAACTACGTCGCGGTAGGCGGCTCGCTCGATCTCGTCGCCGGTCTTGACAACTTTTGCTGGTGCGACCCGGTCCTGTCCGAAAGGACCCCGGACGGTCCGTACAAGATGGCCCAGCTGGTGCGCGCCAACAAGGCGCTCTACGACTACTGCACCGTCTTCTCCATGCCGCTCATCTCCGGCAAGGACTCGATGAAGAACGACTTCTACGACGGCACCACCAAGATCTCCATCCCGCCGACCCTTCTCTTCTCGGTCATCGGCAAGATGGAGGACGCGCGTCTCGCCGTCACCATGGACGTGAAGCACGCCGGCGACCAGGTGTACCTCCTGGGTGCCACCGCCAACGAGCTGGGCGCTTCCGAGTACCTGGCACAGCAGGGCTTCGTAGGCAACAACGTACCGAAAGTAGACGCGCAGGCGGCGCTCGCCACCTACCGCGCTTACGGTGCGGCGCTCAAGGCCGGGCTGGTTGCTTCCTGCCACGACCTCTCCGACGGCGGCCTCGCGGTTGCTGCGGCTGAATCCGCCTTCGCCGGCGGCTTCGGTATTGAGCTCGACTTGGCCCAGGTGGCATACAAGGGTGTCGCGGCGGACAAGAGTGACATCGTGCTGCTCTTCTCCGAGTCCGCCTCCCGCCTGCTGGTGACGGTACGTGCCGAGAAAGCAGCCGAGTTCGAGAAGGCCATGGCAGGCACTGCCTTCGCCAAGGTCGGCGCGGTGACCGCAGAGCCGACCCTGAAGGTGAAGGGTCTTGCTGGCAACGTGGTGGTTAACGCCGCTAACTCCGAGCTGAAAGCCGCCTGGCAGGAGCCGCTCAAGGACCTGTAG